Proteins encoded by one window of Cloeon dipterum chromosome 4, ieCloDipt1.1, whole genome shotgun sequence:
- the kmr gene encoding uncharacterized protein kmr isoform X6 → MSRPKTVDSQPDDESLSPKMPPTGVGVDNSAREFLPAGVATSTPLRPKSFAAPTDSETWLDPPVGQTPHHTAFAMDVMKHGRRRSKDNGGNGSRQTQLRSPMVQRPSAAKVTLQGWLYKQGSEGLMLWKRRWFVLSEYCLFYYKGPEEEKLLGSILLPSYKISPCAPDDRVFRKFSFKAEHHNMRTYFFAADSREQMVRWMNAMSLASILQTAPVPSWEEPASSSRPSVSSVSQSADDSDSGFHGYRSPRAATTPRQGGDGASAKDTVETNGWGPQPLYANAPPKPKRLPQGDSPEPSPERPAHPQQQQTPRGGIYGVSPRQHPENRTPDPYGRPIDYEDVYGRKGAWPPPPPQAYMNEPPAKLDNFRTSPQENNNYSKPPPDVTKTYVKPTGPLRNQEAPTKQPPPATLPKQLFRMGSPAPTPAVKPRPKPPAGHPPRPHSADFLEVDVRETPPSAVQRRERNGPQGERPKSSIDVHNDDYWSEESYARKMRQSLYMHAQTQSGRATPLQKHIIDNRAKPPSHSRSPAQSEGQPAEEQPSSIRRHKEQVDRHSNQFMRSASARLPRHKSRAEAHEQADAPGSEKKIQQREESMQRLLEWKQRMLQSPLTRKSSPRPHDNSMPHSPLSHLLLRTPDAPATPGSDAGSVTFRPRRQPTRGPNSSSSSRSRSQDPGRRSAPPIHRRNSYSSDDEDIQREARSNRRPRKSATASSQQAGRASDQVDTERRRVHNPSSGSAVVLPSSPDYVNINAFGEKKQHRIPPDMPYSHDSHGFRKSGDTLTRYGPRQPSPKPEPPPAVPLHMHPAIGKTTPTIQRLAPSEDRNGKHSDSGYDSLRMQSAAAEIKRTSPPKTGVLSQPTDESQLIKEFSYQYIHSNVQDLPSPPSTKSSPEERSASRVKFQTQEMPSRYETSEQLNKFSSPDANDDEDMSSLIKARQINLRSFALGEPSSEESTPRKPLPAKKNAQSGGNNKSVRDLLADFERKSAALAKEQENINAKEARRCVFSDTETLLYDTSSDAEINYVHESKLRKNATDMKQQRRCVSRAGERSDDDDEEIAAALGIKESFISSGRELHAKRKELQNKKRKQPAKKLQVEDLHPSGYIRLSLAESMVAHEDSASSRSSPSPNPRVPDRIKSPEIALALAAAEDHYLPMTPSKKSILEPVNTPAMQLEECSYVEMGDGGSVQTLTNVFEQSTDKRMFEIQQSSANDEESHYEFLYKASTNYEPVYMEVSSIDPLKPLSLSLPKMDSLPIEHSKTSSTSSSSRTVVYNESASDSLRALPDILNSTSSQKDKSDSDDADDEASKDLETLDTPHHPRFSLSDTFRPASYYLGVGGRGNDPQDSSDSDLVSPPPIPATLPPLDDDDEDFSLDLSRQEVRKWSDEASFRLRSAPSRTSMDGGEADRLKRRPVSEELLDSFEESSFLTDYTKYGISESAYHKEIIAQEENMYATNKPVPKDVKSDLLFRERFPPPVQQASASAAEPENQTPPRGQGEASPGKNEAIGGAPYYYSDLLKAMDEETNSMYDRFQQHAMNQLRTSSRLNNQRSDGVDGKRLSDIGRHVNPIPLMLNGLLDLNDPNLIAEEIRNTTAGLVSKSVPVDERNIYESDTLRKMAQKRHLQRRRSKTPDPDIATRNLYPVGLRDKSESSFEARRRSRSLEGLVDAEESTQPPPEAQNEGADPWEEDTLWRESLRRVSRVRHTRSLDDLDESDPPATPAPAPSGRRSVDHLAAGGSQTRSAKVTRDVTYVNDAAVRPRMIRSKELYENDYREGSRRSSSRQNQTPDEDSGVYERLLPTESMERNRRGQTFVDRYEFDVDSEMFRQPTQNGSQQPHFLEESLPPSFEIDREKLRQWDLLSSAPLEDGAKPPSPAPARVRPAEEDPAEPSSGPQNPQSTRQGGGRQPTALTKQPIFKSKVQSNQQSLGGSGSGSIQESIPAVRSHQRQQQRPMTVQPTAFTNLEDPVSASHAAFRAGARLCSRGASPKVPSAASSPLPQGLLGPDEGVTISDTEQARRSLVKAGMSPLSRKMTAGALLGRTHEELVLLLIQLRRESSSLSRVAELCQAEILSQARLAELDAARKAEHLRRLEDLKRHLQEIEKQHEKGKPLVTLVDNMVKLGSMYRGSSISSLPRSAAITPPPMQRFDFNMYEQRIMEWNRLSPPEHAELQMKMQQLYHLERQLQEQALILQNLQQDKTLLQRAMGGLRHKLATCTVAEGELYHQQKRLMETEFNRVRHLLAMHSKKMEDIVVENARVEHDIMMLRQKAENQRMMSRSATPTMMVQGSTAVDLELELRRVQNLVGDLQRQRHDLSLQVRQLTEKRHSLTQTPELRGKMHPASSPAHSPASLPSTPRTRRPSSTWLETDLDSMHSIDRAVASPMSPLYVNTEILDYSMNGKEPLTPDDLSPPPPPAPEDPSLYNGSATTYYEPQDISEADDRMKRFYGIIPKTEKAEIKTVRIVKRESERRNRVKQRPSMEMDLSMGRVSEEDHPPPPTALELSLLMELQAQQEQQQQQPVDPHVFQRSLSLPRGFGKQPPPPPSRALSPRSDIVTLRAHRTLSPQGERPLSAHAQLFGGAAEESPRLLDEGVFEGSSSSGPVSPVYQSEAARAIVQEMTRRRTVPKTKRRHHTVTGGQQSKADSNMGSGARARDDLDMERALRRRVAGAPDVVRSTLSQRELKYNETTIDSILGTPNKIVIPERYVPEKEPEMSAEEQLQRLRKAESIRKMLSETTPLTSESQAQSPTNEGSGEEVNSTMKLKLAAEKKQREHILQLNQLLAQQVKEKSKMVAARALEIAPFKDASTEDDDSSPISELPLIQQRDNFFS, encoded by the exons CACGGCAGGAGACGCAGCAAGGACAACGGCGGCAACGGCAGCAGACAGACGCAGCTGCGTTCGCCCATGGTCCAGCGGCCATCGGCCGCCAAGGTCACCCTTCAGGGGTGGCTCTACAAGCAGGGTAGCGAGGGACTGATGCTGTGGAAGCGCCGCTGGTTCGTGCTTTCCGAGTACTGCCTTTTCTACTACAAAG gaccggaggaagaaaaattgctgGGTTCAATTTTACTGCCCTCGTACAAAATTAGTCCGTGCGCGCCGGACGACCGCGTCTTCCGCAAGTTCTCCTTCAAAGCCGAGCACCACAACATGCGGACGTACTTCTTCGCCGCCGACTCGCGCGAGCAGATGGTCCGCTGGATGAACGCCATGAGCTTAGCATCTATTCTGCAAACCGCTCCGGTGCCCTC ATGGGAGGAACCAGCATCGTCAAGCAGGCCGAGCGTGTCGTCGGTGTCGCAGAGCGCCGACGACAGCGACTCGGGCTTCCACGGCTACCGGTCGCCGCGGGCCGCCACCACCCCTCGGCAGGGCGGCGACGGCGCCAGCGCCAAGGACACCGTGGAGACCAACGGCTGGGGGCCGCAGCCGCTGTACGCCAACGCGCCACCCAAGCCCAAGAGACTGCCGCAGGGTGACTCGCCCGAGCCCAGCCCTGAGAGGCCGGCGCACCCTCAGCAACAGCAAACACCGCGCGGCGGAATCTACGGCGTCTCGCCCAGGCAGCACCCTGAAAACCGGACGCCTGATCCATACGGCCGGCCAATTGATTACGAGGACGTGTACGGACGCAAAGGCGCTTGGCCACCACCTCCTCCTCAG GCGTACATGAACGAGCCGCCGGCCAAGCTGGACAACTTCAGGACGTCACCGCAGGAGAACAACAATTACTCCAAGCCCCCGCCGGACGTGACCAAGACCTACGTGAAACCGACAGGGCCCCTGCGCAACCAGGAGGCGCCCACCAAGCAACCCCCGCCCGCCACCCTGCCCAAGCAGCTCTTTAGAATGGGCAGCCCGGCGCCCACACCGGCGGTGAAGCCCAGGCCCAAGCCCCCGGCGGGCCATCCACCGCGGCCGCACAGCGCTGACTTTTTGGAGGTGGACGTCCGGGAGACGCCGCCGAGCGCGGTGCAGCGGAGGGAGAGAAACGGACCCCAAGGGGAGAGACCAAAGTCCAGCATCGACGTCCACAATGACGACTATTG GTCTGAAGAAAGCTACGCACGGAAAATGCGCCAGTCACTTTACATGCACGCTCAGACCCAGTCGGGCAGGGCGACCCCCCTGCAGAAGCACATCATCGACAACAGGGCAAAGCCTCCAAGTCACAGCAGGTCGCCGGCTCAATCAGAAGGTCAACCTGCTGAAGAGCAGCCCAGTTCAATCAGGAGGCACAAAGAACAGGTGGATAGGCACAGCAATCAATTTATGAGAAGCGCCAGTGCCAGACTGCCGAGGCACAAGTCTCGGGCAGAGGCGCATGAACAAGCAGATGCGCCAGGcagcgaaaagaaaattcaacaa cgAGAAGAGTCAATGCAGCGACTGCTGGAATGGAAACAGCGGATGCTGCAGTCGCCGCTGACGCGCAAGTCATCTCCGCGGCCGCACGACAACTCGATGCCCCACTCGCCCCTGTCGCACCTTCTGCTGAGGACCCCTGACGCTCCTGCTACCCCTGGCAGCGACGCCGGTTCAGTGACCTTCAGACCGAGGCGGCAGCCGACCAGGGGGCCCAACTCGTCGAGCTCGAGTCGCAGTCGGAGCCAAGACCCTGGTCGGCGCTCTGCGCCTCCCATCCACAGGCGCAACTCGTATTCTTCGGACGACGAGG ATATCCAGCGGGAGGCCCGCAGTAACCGGCGCCCGAGAAAGTCGGCGACCGCGTCCAgccagcaggcaggcagagcCTCCGACCAAGTGGACACAGAAAGACGAAGGGTGCACAACCCTTCGTCAGGTAGTGCCGTCGTGCTTCCCTCCTCCCCCGACTACGTGAATATTAACGCGTTTGGCGAGAAAAAGCAGCACCGCATTCCGCCCGATATGCCCTACTCGCACGACTCGCACGGCTTCAGGAAGAGCGGCGACACCCTCACCAGATACGGACCTCGTCAACCCTCCCCGAAGCCGGAACCACCCCCGGCCGTCCCTTTGCACATGCACCCCGCCATCGGCAAAACCACGCCGACCATCCAGCGGCTCGCACCTTCCGAGGACCGAAATGGAAAGCACTCGGACAGCGGCTACGACTCCCTCAGGATGCAGAGCGCGGCGGCCGAGATCAAAAGAACGTCGCCGCCGAAAACCGGAGTCCTCAGCCAGCCGACCGACGAGTCGCAATTGATTAAAGAGTTCTCCTACCAGTACATCCACAGCAACGTGCAAGATCTGCCGTCTCCTCCCAGCACGAAAAGTAGCCCTGAGGAAAGGTCCGCGAGCAGGGTCAAGTTCCAAACTCAGGAGATGCCCTCCAGGTACGAGACGAGTGAGCAACTGAACAAATTCTCCTCGCCTGACGCAAATGACGATGAGGATATGTCGAGTTTGATAAAAGCCAGGCAGATCAATCTCAGGAGTTTTGCGCTGGGCGAGCCCTCCTCCGAGGAGAGCACTCCGCGGAAGCCTCTGCCGGCCAAGAAAAACGCACAGAGTGGCGGAAACAACAAGTCAGTGCGCGACCTCCTGGCCGACTTCGAACGCAAGTCGGCTGCCCTGGCGAAAGAGCAGGAAAATATCAACGCCAAGGAGGCCAGGCGATGCGTCTTCAGCGACACCGAAACGCTTCTCTACGACACGTCGAGCGACGCTGAAATTAACTACGTCCACGAGAGCAAGTTGAGGAAAAATGCGACGGACAtgaagcagcagcggcggtgcGTGTCGCGCGCCGGAGAGCgcagcgacgacgacgacgaggaaATCGCTGCCGCGCTTGGAATTAAGGAAAGTTTCATCAGCTCGGGCAGAGAACTGCACGCGAAACGAAAAGAGCTGCAAAATAAGAAAAGGAAGCAGCCAGCTAAAAAGCTGCAAGTGGAGGACTTGCACCCATCTGGATACATACGTCTCAGTCTCGCGGAGTCGATGGTGGCCCACGAGGACAGCGCGTCTTCCAGAAGCTCGCCGAGTCCCAATCCGCGCGTCCCGGATAGAATAAAATCACCAGAAATCGCCTTGGCTTTGGCTGCGGCTGAGGATCATTACTTACCGATGACTCCGTCCAAAAAGTCGATTCTCGAGCCGGTGAACACCCCTGCTATGCAGTTGGAAGAGTGCTCCTACGTTGAAATGGGTGACGGTGGCAGCGTGCAAACGCTAACAAACGTTTTCGAGCAGTCGACCGACAAGCGAATGTTTGAAATTCAGCAGAGCTCTGCCAACGACGAGGAATCGCATTACGAGTTCCTCTACAAGGCCTCCACCAATTACGAGCCAGTGTACATGGAGGTGTCTTCGATCGATCCATTGAAGCCCCTGAGCCTCTCCTTGCCGAAGATGGACAGCTTGCCCATAGAGCACAGCAAAACATCGAGCACCTCCTCGAGCAGCAGGACCGTGGTCTACAACGAAAGCGCCAGCGACTCCCTCCGCGCCCTCCCGGACATCCTCAACTCGACGTCCAGCCAAAAGGACAAGTCGGACAGTGATGACGCGGACGACGAGGCTTCCAAGGACTTGGAGACCTTGGACACACCCCACCACCCTAGATTTAGCTTGTCCGACACGTTCCGTCCAGCTTCCTACTACCTCGGCGTTGGAGGCCGTGGTAACGATCCCCAAGACTCGTCAGACAGTGATTTAGTGTCTCCCCCTCCCATCCCTGCAACCTTGCCCCCTCTGGACGATGACGACGAAGACTTCTCGCTCGACCTGAGTAGACAAGAGGTGCGCAAGTGGTCGGACGAGGCGTCGTTTCGACTCCGCTCGGCTCCCAGCAGGACCTCGATGGACGGCGGCGAAGCGGACAGACTGAAAAGGAGACCCGTGTCCGAGGAACTGCTGGACAGTTTCGAGGAGAGCTCCTTCCTGACCGACTACACCAAATACGGCATCTCTGAAAGCGCCTATCACAAGGAGATAATTGCTCAAGAGGAAAACATGTACGCCACCAACAAGCCAGTGCCAAAAGACGTCAAGTCGGACTTGCTCTTCAGGGAGAGATTCCCGCCTCCGGTGCAGCAAGCCAGCGCGTCTGCGGCCGAGCCTGAAAATCAAACGCCTCCCAGGGGTCAAGGCGAGGCATCGCCGGGCAAGAACGAGGCGATCGGCGGAGCGCCGTATTACTACTCGGACCTGCTCAAGGCGATGGACGAAGAGACCAACTCGATGTACGACAGGTTCCAGCAGCACGCCATGAACCAGCTGCGCACCAGCTCGAGGCTAAACAACCAAAGAAGTGACGGCGTGGACGGCAAGCGACTCAGCGACATCGGTCGCCACGTCAATCCCATCCCCCTGATGCTCAACGGCCTTCTGGATCTGAACGACCCCAACCTGATCGCCGAGGAAATTAGAAACACCACCGCAGGCCTCGTCTCGAAAAGTGTCCCCGTGGACGAGAGGAACATTTACGAGTCGGACACCCTGCGGAAGATGGCGCAGAAGCGGCACCTGCAGAGACGCAGGTCGAAGACGCCCGACCCCGACATTGCCACGAGAAATCTGTACCCGGTCGGTCTGCGCGACAAGTCCGAGTCCTCGTTCGAGGCACGGCGGCGCAGCAGGTCGCTGGAGGGCCTGGTGGACGCGGAGGAAAGCACGCAACCCCCTCCAGAGGCGCAAAACGAGGGCGCCGATCCGTGGGAGGAAGACACCCTGTGGAGGGAGTCCCTGCGCAGGGTGAGCAGGGTTAGACACACCAGGTCGCTCGACGACCTGGACGAGAGCGATCCTCCAGCAACGCCCGCCCCCGCTCCGTCCGGTCGGAGGAGCGTGGACCACCTGGCCGCAGGAGGCAGCCAGACGCGCTCTGCCAAGGTGACCAGGGACGTGACCTACGTGAACGACGCGGCGGTGCGGCCCCGCATGATCCGCTCCAAGGAACTGTACGAGAACGACTACCGCGAGGGGAGCAGGCGGAGCAGCTCGAGGCAGAACCAGACACCCGACGAGGACTCGGGCGTCTACGAACGCCTGCTGCCCACCGAGAGCATGGAGCGCAACCGGCGCGGCCAGACCTTCGTGGACAGGTACGAGTTCGACGTGGACAGCGAAATGTTCAGACAACCGACGCAGAACGGCAGCCAACAGCCGCATTTTTTAGAGGAAAGCCTTCCTCCCTCTTTCGAGATCGACCGCGAGAAGCTGCGCCAGTGGGACCTTCTGTCGAGCGCCCCTCTGGAGGACGGTGCCAAGCCACCGTCACCAGCTCCGGCGCGAGTTCGTCCGGCAGAGGAGGACCCTGCCGAGCCCAGCAGTGGGCCGCAGAATCCGCAGTCCACCAGACAGGGGGGAGGGAGGCAACCTACGGCACTTACCAAACAGccaattttcaaaagcaaagTCCAGAGCAACCAGCAGTCATTAGgag gctCAGGTTCGGGGTCGATTCAGGAAAGCATTCCAGCAGTTCGCAGCcaccagcggcagcagcagcggccgaTGACCGTGCAGCCAACAGCCTTCACGAACCTGGAGGACCCCGTCAGCGCAAGTCACGCCGCGTTTAGGGCTGGGGCGAGGCTCTGCAGCCGCGGGGCCTCGCCCAAGGTCCCATCGGCTGCCAGTTCGCCCCTCCCACAAGGGCTGCTCGGCCCTGACGAGGGCGTCACCATCTCAGACACGGAACAGGCTCGCAGATCG TTGGTTAAAGCTGGCATGTCGCCGCTGAGCAGAAAAATGACGGCCGGCGCGTTGCTTGGTCGCACGCACGAAgagctggtgctgctgctgatcCAACTGAGGAGGGAAAGCTCCTCTTTGAGTCGGGTGGCTGAGTTGTGTCAAGCCGAAATCCTCAGTCAG GCACGTCTGGCCGAGCTCGACGCGGCGCGCAAGGCGGAACACTTGAGGCGCCTCGAGGACCTCAAGAGGCACTTGCAGGAGATTGAGAAACAA CATGAGAAGGGTAAGCCGCTGGTGACCCTGGTGGACAACATGGTCAAGCTGGGCTCCATGTACCGCGGCTCGTCCATCAGCTCGCTGCCAAGAAGCGCTGCCATCACGCCACCGCCGATGCAGAGGTTCGACTTCAACATGTACGAGCAGCGCATCATGGAGTGGAACAGGCTCAGTCCACCTGAGCATGCCGAACTCCAG ATGAAAATGCAGCAGTTGTATCACCTTGAGCGGCAGTTGCAAGAGCAGGCGCTGATCCTCCAGAACCTGCAGCAAGACAAAACCCTTCTGCAAAGAGCCATGGGGGGTCTACGCCACAAACTAGCAACATGCACCGTCGCCGAAGGTGAACTGTATCACCAGCAGAAGCGGCTCATGGAAACGGAATTCAACAGGGTCAGACACCTTTTGGCCATGCACTCCAAGAAAATGGAGGACATCGTCGTGGAGAACGCCAGGGTAGAACACGACATCATGATGCTGCGGCAGAAGGCGGAAAACCAGAGGATGATGAGCAGGTCCGCCACGCCAACGATGATGGTCCAAGGCTCAACGGCTGTTGACTTGGAACTGGAGCTACGCAGGGTGCAGAATCTGGTCGGTGACCTCCAGAGACAACGGCATGACCTCAGCCTTCAG GTAAGGCAACTGACAGAAAAACGGCACAGCCTGACGCAAACGCCAGAGCTGAGGGGCAAAATGCATCCAGCAAGCTCGCCAGCGCACTCGCCGGCCTCGTTGCCGTCCACCCCCAGGACGCGGAGGCCGTCCTCCACGTGGTTGGAGACGGACCTCGACTCGATGCACTCGATAGACAGGGCGGTCGCGTCGCCAATGTCACCACTCTACGTCAATACGGAGATCCTCGACTATTCTATGAACGGAAAGGAGCCCCTCACCCCCGACGACCTCTCTCCGCCTCCGCCCCCTGCCCCGGAAGACCCGTCCTTGTACAATGGCTCAGCCACCACTTACTACGAGCCGCAGGACATCAGCGAGGCTGACGACCGCATGAAGAGGTTTTATg GCATCATTCCCAAGACAGAAAAGGCTGAGATCAAAACAGTGAGAATCGTGAAGCGCGAGTCTGAACGGCGCAACAGGGTGAAGCAGCGGCCGAGCATGGAGATGGACCTGTCGATGGGCCGCGTGAGCGAGGAGGACCACCCGCCGCCGCCCACCGCACTCGAGTTGTCGCTGCTGATGGAGCTGCAGGCCCAGCAagagcagcaacaacagcagccaGTTGACCCGCACGTGTTCCAGCGTTCGCTTTCGCTGCCCCGCGGCTTTGGCAAGCAGCCTCCGCCGCCCCCGTCCAGGGCCCTCTCCCCGCGCAGCGACATCGTCACCCTGCGAGCGCACAGGACGCTG AGCCCGCAAGGCGAGCGGCCGCTGTCGGCACACGCGCAGCTGTTCGGCGGCGCCGCCGAGGAGAGCCCGCGGCTGCTGGACGAGGGCGTGTTCGAGGGCAGCTCCAGCTCTGGCCCCGTGTCCCCCGTGTACCAGAGCGAGGCGGCCAGGGCCATCGTGCAGGAAATGACCCGGCGGCGGACGGTGCCCAAAACCAAGCGACGGCACCACACGGTGACCGGCGGCCAGCAGAGCAAGGCCGATTCCAACATG GGCTCAGGTGCTAGGGCGCGTGACGACCTGGACATGGAACGCGCCCTGAGGCGCAGGGTAGCCGGCGCGCCAGACGTGGTGCGTTCCACCCTGAGCCAGCGGGAACTCAAGTACAACGAAACCACCATCGACAGCATCCTCGGCACCCCCAACAAAATCGTGATCCCGGAGAGATACGTACCAGAAAAG GAGCCAGAAATGTCCGCTGAGGAACAGCTGCAGCGGCTGCGCAAGGCAGAGTCCATCAGGAAGATGCTGTCGGAAACAACTCCTCTTACCTCAGAAAGTCAAG CGCAATCTCCAACTAACGAAGGCAGCGGAGAGGAAGTCAACTCGACCATGAAGCTCAAGCTGGCCGCGGAAAAGAAGCAGCGGGAACACATTCTGCAGCTGAACCAACTGTTGGCGCAGCAAGTGAAGGAGAAAAGCAAAATGGTCGCAG CTCGAGCCTTGGAAATCGCGCCGTTCAAGGACGCGAGCACCGAGGACGACGACTCGTCGCCGATTTCGGAGCTGCCGCTCATCCAGCAGAGGGACAACTTTTTCTCCTGA